In Candidatus Neomarinimicrobiota bacterium, the genomic window AAAAGAGCTGGGGATACTACTGGTTGATGATGTCTGCAACCATTGCAGTGGATCTGGATCATTTGTTGGCCAATCCAATATATGATCCCGGCAGGTGCAGTATCGGCTTTCATCCCCTGCATTCTATTTGGGCCATTGGGGTCTACGTGCTATTATTGATCCCGAAAAAAACCCGGGTGATTTCAGTGGGATTACTTGTACATATGATGCTGGATAGTATTGATTGTATCGGTATGTAATGATAAATGATAAATGATGAATGATGAACGAAAAACGAAGAGAGGTAAAGATATGAAGTATTTATGGATGACCGTTTTTGTGGCAGTATTTGTGGTTGGTTGCGGTGAGGAAAAGGCAGCACCGGCAATGCAGCATGATAACCATGCCGCCATGGAAAAAACCGTAGCACCTGCTGATGGAGAAAAATTAATTTACTATACCTGTCCCATGGAATCGCATAAGCATATCCATAGTTCTGAACCAGGTACCTGCAGCGAGTGCAATATGACCCTGGTTCCTGGTGTTATCACCACCGAGGATAAAATGGAGTATTATGGATGCCCAATGCTGATTCATAGCCATGTTCGTCAGGATTCTTCAGGAAGATGTGCTGAGTGTAAAATGGAACTCAAACCCATGCGCTTGAAAAAAGCATAGGTGATGTCAGAACCACAGCAATCGAATTAGTTTTCATTTTGATTTGAATAGGTCAATGTTAACATCGCATGAATACGAATTATAAATGTGAGTGTCATCATCAGAAGTTGTACAACGGGGGACGTCTGATGACCTCTTCAAATAAAAGGAAGCCATAAGATGCAGGATATATTAGATCTGCTGATGAGCAATAAGCTCTACATGGGAATCGCAGTTATTGTGGTTGTCGGGTTGATGATATTTTTGCTGAAAAAGGTGTTTAAACTATTCATGATTTTGCTGTTCGTTGTACTGGCCTACGGGGTTTTTATTTATGTCACTGAGGATGATCCCATGAAAGCGATCAAGGGTAAGTTGAATCCAGCCATGGATAAACTTGATGATGCAACTCAGGATCTTCAACGTGAAGCCATTGACAAGGTTATCGATGAGGTAGACAAGCAGCTTAAAAAAGCTGGGAATAAATAGCACTAACCTTTCAGGCGGTTGTCTGAAAGGGTCAGATAATGAATCCTATCTATTCAGTTTTTCTGGATAGGTAGGATTTTTTAATGTCATTAAGATCTCCACGGGGGATGGCCGCAATGAGTCGTTTTGTGTAATCAGTCTGGGGGTTCTGGTAGACGCTATCAGCATCACCCATTTCTTCCACCTTCCCTTCGTTCATCACCACCATTCTGTCTGACATGAATTTCACAACGGAAAGGTCATGAGAGATGAAGATATAGGTTAGACCAAATTCGTCCCTCAATTCATTGAGCAGATTTAACACTTGGGCCTGGACCGAAACATCCAGGGCGGAGACAGATTCATCACAAATCACAAATTCAGGTTGGACAGCCAGGGCACGGGCAATACATATTCGTTGTCTTTGACCCCCGGAAAATTCATGAGGGTAGCGGTTATAATGACCGGGGTCCAATTTGACTCGTTCCAACAATTCCTGGACCTTCTGACGCCTGTTTTGATCATCACCATGTAGTTGGTGAACTTGCATGGGCTCTATGATGGCTGACCCAATGGTTATTCTTGGATTAAGTGAAGAGTAGGGATCCTGAAAAATGATCTGAATCTTTCTCCGAACCGCGCGCAGCTCATCTCCAGAGATATTGGTTATATCCTTCCCATGAAATATGATGTTCCCGGCTGTTGGCTCAATGAGTCGAAGAATGGTGCGGCCCAGCGTGGTTTTTCCACAACCTGATTCTCCAACGAGACCCAGGGTTTCACCGGGATAGACATCGAAACTCACATCATCTACTGCCTTGACATGATCTACCACCTTACTGAACAAACCTTCACGAATGGGAAAGTAAGTTTTCAGGTTGTTAATGGTCAGGATGGGCTCCTGTGCATAAAGCTTTTTATGACGCTCAGCAGTTTCCTCAGGTGTAATTATCAGGTCATTGATGGTCTCATCAACTGACTTTTTGATTTCAAGCATTTCCCCTTCATCGCTCTCCGACATAAAGTCGGCCATGGTGGGGAGGAGTTTCAGGCGATGATCCAGTGGAGGACGACAGGCAAGCAATCCTTTGGTATAGGGGTGTTGGGGATCTGAAAATATTTCCCAGACGGAACCTTGCTCAACAATCTTGCCCTTATACATGACGACCACATGATCTGCGATCTCGGCAATAACACCCAGATCATGGGTAATGAAAATGATACCCATATCATGACTATCCCTGAGTCTGCGCATGAGATCCAGGATGGTATCCTGAACCGTCACATCCAGGGCAGTGGTAGGCTCATCTGCAATTAGGATTTGCGGGTTGCAGGACATGGCCATGGCGATCATGACGCGCTGCTTCTGGCCTCCGGAAATCTGGTGGGGATAAGAATCTATGATTTTTTCCGGACGGGGAAGTTCAACCTCTTTAAACAATTCAAGGGTTCTGGCTCTTGCCTCAGCTTTACTCATCTTCTGATGGAGGATGAGGGCTTCCATGACCTGGTTGCCACAGGTAAATACAGGGTTCAGGGAGGTCATGGGTTCCTGGAAAATCATGGCTATTTCATTTCCCCGGAATTCACGCATCTCGTTCTCAGGGACTTCCGCCAGGTCTACGAGACCCTTGGATCTGGAATGATACATGAGCCGACCACCGACAATTCTACCAGGAGGATTGGGTATCAGTCTCATGAGGGAGAGGGAGGTAACTGATTTTCCAGAGCCAGATTCACCAACCACACCGACAGTGCGACCTTTTTCAAGGCTGAAAGAAACCTTATCGACAGCTTTTACGGTTCCTTCATCGGTACTGAAAACGGTTTCTAATTCCTGAATTTCGGTGAGCATATTCTCTGACATAATTGGTTCCGTAATTTATTTCATGTTGCTTAAATCAATAATATGTATGGCTGGAAATATAAATGGAAAGCAGCGTGGAAAAAGGGGAAGGATCACCGCCATTCTAATGGAACTTAATGCATTCACCACCATCATTTCAGTTATTTACCAAAGCATCAGTCTGAAACTGTGTGTTTAATGACAGAATGGGGCAGTAAAATTCTTTATTAAATATAAAGAAATTTATATAAATATGGGAAAATGACATTCTATTTTACTTATTATGACTGAAATTCAGCAATAAGTTTGTTAAGTGTGGATTGATAAATTATCTTTAATACCCACAAAGTAAAACATTGGAGGTGTGTAAATCAGGTACGGCAATTCAAGTGGCAGCCTCAGACAGTGTTGTATGGATGAGATGGAGGAAACATGGCACAGCGCAAAATTCTTCTAAGTAATGAATTAAACCGGACCAGCGAAGCAGCTGACACCGTGGAAAAATTCCACGCATCAGCATGTTATGCCCTGCTCGGAGAGATTGGATTTTTGAGTGAAGAGAAGGTCGCCTTGATGTTGGATCAGGGCAAAATATCTGATCGCCGGAATCGCATGTTGGAAGCTCTACAAAAAATAACCTATGCAAAAATTGCCACCCTGGAGGGCAATTATACATTTGCTGCGGAGCTTTATGAGCAGGTTGCAGGGAAGATCAGTGTCCTCAATCAGGGATCCCAGCAGGAGGGAGCCCTCACCTATTTTTACTATGAATATGCAAGCTATTTTGCACAACTGGGTGATACAAATGCTGCCTTCAGGTATTTGGAAAACGCTCGCAGTACTACCTCATCAAATAAGATGAAACAGATGATCGCCTATGAGCATCTCGCCTTAAATGCGGCTCTAAATAAAAAATTCAATCTTAAGAAGTGGTTACAGTGTATTGCCTATTTCAATAAATATGAGATGACCGTCATGGAATCTCAAGCCCACTATGTATTGGCGCTTCAACTGGTTAAAAATGAGAATATGGCTGATGCGGTTAGCCATTTGGACCAGGCCCATGAAATGGCGGCTCTCCATGGCTATCAGTATCTTCACCGGAGCATTGATTATATCCGGGGAATTCTTCTGGTGAATCAAAATCGCAGTACCGAGGCAATAGGGTATTTCCAGGGCTTACTCAAGAAGGTGAAGAATGCGCATTTTACCGCCAAGATTCAATCAAAGTTAGCGGAACTGTACCATATTGTTGGAGATGCTGATAAAGCTCTGGAAGCTGCCAAGGCCAGCATGGAAGTGAGTCAGCAATTTTCAATTGCCTCAGAGTTGGCCGGGGCCTGCCTTCTCCTTGGGAAAATTTATCACCGAGAAGTTGCTGATATCACCAAGGCGTATTTCTATTATCAGCAGGCCTTTGGCTCCGTTATGGCTTTAGCGAAGCGGGGTATTCCAATCAATGCAGCGCGACGAAAAGTCATTAACGAGTACGTTATCTTTTTGGAGGAGCATTTCCCTGGGGAGGTGGCTGAATCAGCTAATGAAGATTTATTTGCATTTTCAAAGGATTTGAATTGGGTAAAAATCAAGGACTTGTTCCATTATAATTTATTCCTGTATCATTATCTGAATACTGGAGTGGGCAATAAAACACTAGAAGCTCTGGATTTTCCAGCTTCTTCATTTTATTCGGCCACAGAAAGACTCCGGAGTCGAGGAATTACCTTTCCAAATTTTCGGAAGAGCGATGTAGATATTCCAGCGGATAATTATGTGGAAGGTTTACAACAATATGCCAGGCTGCACCGGGATAAAACCTGGGTTGAAATCAATGATTGTTTTGAGAAAGATATGCTCAAATACCACTACAAATTGAATAGCTATAACAAAAAGCACCTGGCCAAGAATCTTGAGTTGGCATACTCAGGAATCGTAAATCGCACGAAGTACCTCACTTCGAGGGATGGCTAAATGTTTTCCACTCAAGCATGATTTCCAGCATCCTGGATTGGATTTTGATGCTCTAAGATATAGATCAAAAGGAGGGGGTATGTTACATGATCTTTCATTAGAAAACAAAGTGATCTGGTTAAAAGCCTTAATGATTGAATGTCCCTTATATTCAGCACTTCCTGAGTGTCCTCTTGCAAAATATCGATCAAAGCCGATTTCTGAGAGATTTCATCATGTAGATCATATGGGTGAAGAGCTTGTTGATTCAATAATCGATCATCATGAGAGATGTCTGAGTCTGAGAGAACAGCGAGCAACTGTTAAGGACTAGTTTCACATTTGTTATGGTAACTTTTCTACTGATGCGAATGTCTGGCAGTAGTCATCTTCAATATTAAGTAATTCATCACAAGGGGGTGTGACCTGCTTGTCTTGATCTAAGGTAGCTTGGCGACTTCTTTACCCTCGATGGAGATGTGGCGTCTTCTGGTAAAAGCGTAGTGTGGAGTGATCACAAGTCTCACAGTGGTAAAATCCAGAACTCAGATACAGGGCTTTGCTCACCCAAAGCTGCCACCTGTTTCGGTGGATTCGGTGAAGTTTGGTGTGGCAGAGAGGACAGGTATGGGATTCATAGCTGGTTGAGATGATTCTATTCCGAATCTGTGCTATCATGAGCCCCAATGAAATGGTGATGAGAAGGATGCCAATCAGGTCAGAAAACTCCATTTGAACCAGCGGATCAAAGAGCATTGAAATAAAGGTCTGTTTGACTGCCACGACAGCATCTCCTATGAGATGAATGGGCTTTTGAACAATGATGTTGAATGGGATATCGGTGAACAGAAGTGCCACGCCGCTTAGCAGCAAACCCGTAATTGTGAGTTCTGTATGGTAATGTTGTTGTCCCCTTGGGTTATTCTTCTTATTCATGATCTTCCCTCCCAAGTCTGATTGTTAGATCACAAATTATAATAAATGATGACATTCCTTATAGGGGTTACCCTTACTTTGGTTTAGGAAATTCCTGAGGAAGCACCCTTTGGAAGTAGATTAATTTTCGCCAATAACCTCCTTGAATATTTAGAGTAATTGGCTAGATTTTAGCCGTTAACCAATCTCCACCATCATCAGGATTACAGGACATGCATTTTTATTTGCATGGTGGATTGCTGCACTGAATTGTCAGCGCTAGTCTGTATCACTTCCCATTAAAGTGCTTAAAATCTCTCGAAAAATCCTTTGATCCATTTCAAACATCACCCGGTTTACAAAAGATATATAAGGAGGGCAGGTTATGTCGAAGATTCCACTGTATATGCAGGAGGCTGAAAAGAAATTAAGTGATAGAAAATATGCTTCGAATAGTGAGCACAGGCATTCTGAGAAATCGCTCATGTCTCGATACCGCCAAGCGCTCAGGGGTCGTCATTACAGTGCAAGGACTGAAAAGACCTACAGTCGGTGGGTTGTCAGATATATTCAATTCCACGACATGAGGCATCCTGAGGACATGGCGGAAAGGGAGATCAATGCATTCTTATCTCATTTAGCGGTAAAAGGTCGGGTGAGTGCTTCCACACAGAATCAAGCATTGGCAGCCTTGTTATTTCTTTACAGGAATATTATTGGGCGTGATGTAGGTGACCTGGGTGAATTGATTAGAGCTAAAAAACCAGTAAGGATTCCAGTGGTAATGACAAAGCATGAGGTGAAACTGGTTTTGATGCAATTGCAGGGTAGGGATAGACTCATGGTGGAGCTCATTTATGGCAGTGGACTTCGATTGAATGAGAGTCTTGCATTAAGAATCTGTGATTTGGACTTCGAAAGGAATCAGATTTTAGTGAGAAATGGTAAGGGAGCAAGGGATCGGGAGGTGATGCTTCCCGGTTCACTTAAAATTCGGCTCCAGGAACATATTGAAGAGGTTAAGCGGGTCCACCGCTCAGATTTGTCAAAAGGTTTTGGTGAAGTTCCACTACCAGGGGCATTAGATCGGAAATATGTTGGAGCCTCGCGGGAGTGGCGTTGGCAATGGGTCTTCCCGCAGAAGCGGCGATGGTTTGATCGTGGGACTGGCAAACATGGTCGTCATCATATTCATGCGACGGTATTGCAGCGAGCTATCCGGCGTGCTGTGGATAGAAGTAGCTTGACCAAGCGGATCAGTTGTCATACTTTCAGGCATTCATTTGCCACACATTTACTGGAGGGGGGTTATGATATTCGTACGGTTCAGGTATTGTTGGGTCACAAAGATTTAAAGACCACCATGATTTACACACATGTTTTGAATCGGGGACCTGGTGGTGTACGTAGTCCGTTGGATGAGTTATAATTTATAAATATGGATAGTTTTAGCATGATATATGCACAAATATGGATCATATTAACGGTCTTGAATTATATTAACTATCTTGGATCATATTGACTGCTCTGGTTTGGATGATACAGGATTCAGTATGAAGATATAAGCGGGGTCTTATGCAGAACAATATAAAAGCTCTTCATAATTACACTGCCCAGATGCCTGTGGAGCTCAGGGAATGGCCAGACGAGCATCATGAGCATATGCAGACCTTCTCAAGGGCAAATAATCGTTATCAAGAACAGTCTAATAGATGTTAGACACAAAGCATTGTATATGAGAACTAATTCAAAAATAATCGTAATGACACTTCTGACTCTTTCTATCATTTTTGCTGGAGAAAGGAGCAGATACGACATTACAAGATACTTCGACAAACATTTGTCGCTTGGTCATGAAAACTACCATCTCGGACAAAAAGACACGAACTCAATCAAATCATGCTTTGAATCTGTTTTGACTGACAGCTCACATGAGAATGTAAGGTTGCAAGCGAGTAGAATTAGAAAGCAAAATACACTTCTAATTCATGCCTTATATCCTACACTGCTGTTAACAGATGTCCAATACAGTGCAGTCTCGGAAATAGTGGACACTTGTAGCATCGGCTTCATGATAATCGATAGCAAATACCTGAATTCTAATACTAAGAATCTCTTTGTGGATTTTAACTCTTCTACATTGGTCTATTTGCTTCATGTG contains:
- a CDS encoding integron integrase, translated to MSRYRQALRGRHYSARTEKTYSRWVVRYIQFHDMRHPEDMAEREINAFLSHLAVKGRVSASTQNQALAALLFLYRNIIGRDVGDLGELIRAKKPVRIPVVMTKHEVKLVLMQLQGRDRLMVELIYGSGLRLNESLALRICDLDFERNQILVRNGKGARDREVMLPGSLKIRLQEHIEEVKRVHRSDLSKGFGEVPLPGALDRKYVGASREWRWQWVFPQKRRWFDRGTGKHGRHHIHATVLQRAIRRAVDRSSLTKRISCHTFRHSFATHLLEGGYDIRTVQVLLGHKDLKTTMIYTHVLNRGPGGVRSPLDEL
- a CDS encoding ABC transporter ATP-binding protein, translated to MSENMLTEIQELETVFSTDEGTVKAVDKVSFSLEKGRTVGVVGESGSGKSVTSLSLMRLIPNPPGRIVGGRLMYHSRSKGLVDLAEVPENEMREFRGNEIAMIFQEPMTSLNPVFTCGNQVMEALILHQKMSKAEARARTLELFKEVELPRPEKIIDSYPHQISGGQKQRVMIAMAMSCNPQILIADEPTTALDVTVQDTILDLMRRLRDSHDMGIIFITHDLGVIAEIADHVVVMYKGKIVEQGSVWEIFSDPQHPYTKGLLACRPPLDHRLKLLPTMADFMSESDEGEMLEIKKSVDETINDLIITPEETAERHKKLYAQEPILTINNLKTYFPIREGLFSKVVDHVKAVDDVSFDVYPGETLGLVGESGCGKTTLGRTILRLIEPTAGNIIFHGKDITNISGDELRAVRRKIQIIFQDPYSSLNPRITIGSAIIEPMQVHQLHGDDQNRRQKVQELLERVKLDPGHYNRYPHEFSGGQRQRICIARALAVQPEFVICDESVSALDVSVQAQVLNLLNELRDEFGLTYIFISHDLSVVKFMSDRMVVMNEGKVEEMGDADSVYQNPQTDYTKRLIAAIPRGDLNDIKKSYLSRKTE